One segment of Brassica napus cultivar Da-Ae chromosome C3, Da-Ae, whole genome shotgun sequence DNA contains the following:
- the LOC106405209 gene encoding indole-3-acetic acid-amido synthetase GH3.10-like, with product METAEAGHADVIGWFEHVSENACKAQRETLRRILELNCGADYLRKWLGSVDVKEMDDNSLETLFTSLVPIVSHADMDPYIQRIANGETSPLLTQEPITVLSLSSGTTEGRQKYVPFTCQITQAILQMSRLSAAYTSRCYPIREGGMILEFIYAAKVFKTPGGLDVGTATTLYYASKEFKTKQEATKSFTCSPQEVISGGDFVQCTYCHLLLGLHFSSQVDFVASGFAYTIVQAFSFLEENWREICADIKEGNLSSRITLPNMRTAVLAIIRPNPSLASQIEEICMELESNLGWFGLIPKLWRNAKYVSSIMTGSMLPYLKKLRHYAGGLPLVSGNYVSSESLIGVNVDPQLPPEDVSFAVVPTFSYFEFIPLHRQQNQQDMTSDGGDFVEEKPAVPLSQVKLGQEYEVVLTTFTGLYRYRLGDVVEVTGFHNGTPKISFIYRRKLILNINIDKNTEKDLQGVVDKASQLLSQTTQAEVVDFTSHADVKVSPGRYVIYWEIRGEAEDRALEECCREIDAGFMDHGYVVSRRMKSIGPLELRVVERGTFGKVAEKCVGKCGSLNQFKTPRCTTNSVMLDILDASTVKIFFSSAYD from the exons ATGGAAACTGCAGAAGCTGGGCATGCTGATGTTATTGGTTGGTTCGAGCATGTCTCGGAGAACGCCTGCAAAGCTCAAAGAGAGACCCTGCGACGGATTCTTGAGCTCAACTGTGGAGCGGACTATCTGAGGAAATGGCTTGGGAGTGTTGATGTAAAAGAGATGGACGATAACAGCTTGGAAACTCTCTTTACTTCCTTGGTGCCTATTGTTTCACATGCTGATATGGACCCGTATATTCAAAGAATTGCAAATGGAGAGACTTCTCCTTTACTCACACAAGAACCCATCACTGTTCTCTCCCTCAG CTCTGGAACAACAGAAGGGCGACAAAAGTATGTTCCGTTTACTTGTCAGATCACGCAAGCTATTCTTCAGATGTCCAGATTATCAGCGGCTTACACATCAAG GTGTTATCCAATAAGGGAAGGAGGGATGATTCTTGAGTTTATATATGCCGCCAAGGTATTTAAGACACCAGGAGGACTAGACGTAGGAACGGCCACAACACTTTACTATGCGAGCAAAGAGTTCAAAACTAAGCAAGAGGCAACAAAGTCTTTCACCTGTAGCCCACAAGAAGTCATCTCGGGAGGAGATTTCGTGCAGTGCACGTATTGTCATCTCCTACTtggtctccatttctctagccAAGTTGACTTTGTCGCCTCTGGTTTTGCCTACACCATTGTCCAGGCTTTCTCCTTTTTAGAAGAAAACTGGAGAGAGATATGTGCTGACATCAAGGAGGGCAATCTTAGCTCAAGAATCACTCTGCCCAATATGAGAACAGCTGTATTGGCTATCATCAGACCAAACCCATCTCTAGCTTCTCAGATCGAAGAGATATGCATGGAGCTGGAATCAAACCTAGGATGGTTCGGTTTAATCCCGAAGCTATGGCGAAATGCAAAATATGTCTCCTCGATCATGACGGGTTCTATGTTGCCTTACCTGAAAAAGCTTAGGCATTACGCTGGTGGTTTGCCTCTGGTGAGCGGAAACTATGTTTCATCCGAGAGTTTGATTGGTGTGAACGTTGATCCTCAGCTTCCCCCTGAAGACGTGAGCTTTGCTGTGGTTCCCACCTTTAGCTACTTCGAGTTTATACCACTTCACAGGCAACAGAATCAACAAGACATGACTAGTGACGGGGGTGACTTTGTCGAAGAAAAACCAGCTGTGCCGCTCTCTCAGGTCAAACTCGGCCAGGAGTACGAGGTTGTTCTTACCACTTTCAC TGGTCTTTACAGGTACAGGTTAGGAGATGTCGTTGAGGTGACCGGTTTTCACAACGGGACACCGAAGATAAGTTTCATATACAGAAGGAAACTCATCTTAAACATCAACATTGACAAGAACACAGAGAAGGATCTTCAGGGAGTGGTCGACAAGGCGTCTCAGCTTCTGAGTCAAACAACACAAGCCGAAGTCGTTGACTTTACGAGCCATGCAGACGTTAAAGTTAgtcccggtcgctacgtaatcTACTGGGAAATCAGAGGAGAAGCAGAGGATAGAGCTCTCGAAGAATGTTGCAGAGAGATAGATGCTGGATTTATGGACCATGGTTACGTTGTGTCCAGGCGTATGAAATCGATCGGACCGCTCGAGCTGAGAGTCGTGGAACGAGGCACGTTTGGGAAAGTGGCCGAAAAGTGCGTTGGGAAATGTGGTAGCTTGAACCAGTTTAAGACTCCTAGGTGTACGACCAATTCGGTGATGCTTGACATTCTTGATGCTTCTACCGTCAAGATATTTTTCAGCTCGGCTTATGATTAA
- the BNACNNG66800D gene encoding uncharacterized protein BNACNNG66800D has protein sequence MKTHQTWHGFYVKRLESPLFIIYIKLKASVLFTISYWDQRKMSKAMEVWVGEMKKLGEKINHRNTLMQSKKSTSSIVSKQQGGEEERGVAQNVREKDTTMSELTVCLLMDRFVPW, from the coding sequence ATGAAAACCCATCAAACTTGGCATGGTTTTTATGTCAAAAGACTAGAAAGCCCCCTTTTCATTATCTACATAAAGCTCAAAGCGTCTGTCTTGTTCACAATTTCATACTGGGATCAACGAAAAATGTCAAAAGCTATGGAGGTTTGGGTTGGAGAGATGAAAAAGCTGGGTGAGAAGATAAACCATAGAAACACGTTGATGCAAAGCAAGAAGAGTACATCTTCTATTGTGTCCAAACAacaaggaggagaagaagaaagaggagtTGCTCAAAATGTAAGAGAGAAGGATACAACTATGTCTGAGCTCACTGTATGTCTTCTCATGGATCGTTTTGTTCCATGGTGA
- the LOC106406615 gene encoding cold-regulated 413 plasma membrane protein 1 — MTFTAMRRDHGTLHAMVGSDLNELATAAKNLANHTLMLTGLGFGTSLLEWIASIAAIYLLVLDRTNWKTNMLTSLLIPYIFFSLPSVIFGLFRGDVGKWIAFVAVVVQLFFPKHFREWFELPAALILLIVVAPGLIAGTFRDNWVGLVVCLLIGCYLLQEHIRASGGFRNAFTKAHGISNTLGIIALVVFPVWALAF; from the exons ATGACTTTCACAGCGATGAGGAGAGACCATGGAACCCTTCATGCTATGGTTGGATCCGATCTCAACGAGCTCGCTACCGCTGCTAAGAATCTCGCTAATCACACCTTAATGCTCACTGGTTTAGGCTTTGGTACTTCTCTCCTCGAATGGATTGCTTCAATCGCCGCCAT ATACTTGTTGGTCTTGGATCGGACTAATTGGAAGACGAATATGCTCACATCCCTTTTGATTCCTTACATCTTCTTCAGTCTTCCTTCTGTGATCTTTGGCCTTTTCAG AGGAGATGTCGGTAAATGGATCGCGTTTGTAGCTGTTGTTGTACAACTCTTCTTCCCTAAACACTTTCGAG AATGGTTTGAATTACCGGCGGCTCTGATTCTACTCATCGTGGTGGCTCCGGGTCTCATCGCCGGCACATTCAGAGACAACTGGGTTGGTTTGGTCGTATGCTTATTGATCGGATGTTACTTGCTTCAAGAACACATTAGAGCTTCAGGTGGATTTAGAAACGCGTTCACAAAAGCTCATGGCATCTCCAACACACTTGGGATCATTGCCCTCGTCGTCTTTCCCGTTTGGGCTCTTGCCTTTTAA